The Vibrio tasmaniensis genome includes a region encoding these proteins:
- the gcvH gene encoding glycine cleavage system protein GcvH, with amino-acid sequence MDNTLKFADSHEWVKDNGDGTVTIGISEHAQELLGDVVFVDLPDTEDEIEAGESFSLVESVKAASDIYAPISGEIVEINEELEDSPELINEEPYEGGWIVKVKMSDASELNNLKDAEEYLSSVEED; translated from the coding sequence ATGGACAATACACTAAAGTTTGCAGACAGCCACGAGTGGGTAAAAGACAACGGTGACGGTACTGTAACTATTGGTATTTCTGAGCACGCTCAAGAGCTACTTGGTGACGTTGTGTTTGTTGACCTGCCAGACACTGAAGACGAAATTGAAGCTGGCGAAAGCTTCTCTCTAGTTGAATCAGTGAAAGCGGCTTCTGATATCTACGCACCAATCTCTGGCGAAATTGTAGAAATCAACGAAGAATTAGAAGATAGCCCAGAGCTAATCAACGAAGAACCTTATGAAGGTGGTTGGATTGTTAAAGTGAAGATGTCTGATGCGTCTGAACTAAACAACCTTAAAGATGCGGAAGAATACCTAAGCTCTGTAGAAGAAGACTAA